The following proteins come from a genomic window of Meles meles chromosome 1, mMelMel3.1 paternal haplotype, whole genome shotgun sequence:
- the RNF186 gene encoding E3 ubiquitin-protein ligase RNF186 yields the protein MACADVPQPRVPEQPQPISARATPPSAKAVGPTAGHWGSADGDMECLVCREPYSCARPAKLLGCQHSFCAVCLKLLLCVQDNTWSVTCPLCRQATSVPGGLICSLRDQEAVVARLGRPWPEVRLCPQRLADSALSAAGHPGVAGEDAQDAANANRVAARRLAVHLLLLVLLIVLILPFVYPGVIRWVLASVIALALLMSSVFCCHASSQGSGCPSPRTVFCRGPKHSGISSIA from the coding sequence ATGGCCTGCGCGGACGTCCCGCAGCCGCGGGTCCCAGAGCAGCCCCAGCCCATCTCCGCAAGAGCCACCCCCCCCTCCGCCAAGGCCGTGGGCCCAACAGCGGGGCACTGGGGCTCCGCGGATGGCGACATGGAGTGCTTGGTGTGCCGGGAGCCCTACAGCTGTGCCCGGCCGGCCAAGCTGCTGGGCTGCCAGCACTCCTTCTGTGCCGTCTGCCTCAAGCTCCTGCTGTGTGTCCAGGACAACACCTGGTCTGTCACCTGCCCCTTGTGCCGCCAGGCCACCTCTGTCCCCGGGGGCCTCATCTGCAGCCTGCGCGACCAGGAGGCCGTGGTGGCGCGACTGGGCCGGCCATGGCCGGAGGTGCGGCTCTGTCCGCAGAGACTGGCAGATTCCGCCCTCTCGGCGGCAGGGCACCCCGGCGTTGCGGGAGAGGATGCGCAGGACGCGGCGAACGCCAACCGCGTGGCCGCCCGGCGCCTGGCGGTGCACTTGCTCCTCCTGGTCTTGCTCATTGTCCTCATTCTGCCCTTCGTCTACCCGGGCGTCATCCGGTGGGTGCTCGCCTCGGTGATCGCCTTGGCCCTGCTAATGTCCTCGGTCTTCTGCTGTCACGCCAGCAGCCAGGGCAGCGGCTGTCCCTCCCCCAGGACTGTTTTCTGCCGAGGACCGAAACACAGCGGGATCTCTTCCATCGCCTGA